Proteins from a single region of Pleurocapsa minor HA4230-MV1:
- a CDS encoding phosphate ABC transporter permease: MLKPLTREKTEQLIPLIATGQQYAYYWGKWSDVLNRLLISFIGVVVVLILNALVGNQGEALILLLGGIVALYWLWCPVYQASLRNSASRRFKYSGFWRGKVLDVYLTEELIGEEETVNQRGELVIVENRERWINLALGDETGFEVEVQAPLQRIHKGIKPGQTAELLVLSNKLDLSQINKISDAYLPQKDLWIGQYPYIQRDVFLEVSRQLGGKTPPRVRRQTNPRIKRRDR; this comes from the coding sequence ATGCTTAAGCCTTTAACCAGGGAAAAAACAGAACAGTTAATTCCCCTCATTGCTACTGGTCAACAATATGCTTATTATTGGGGCAAGTGGTCTGATGTATTAAATCGACTTTTAATTTCTTTTATTGGTGTAGTCGTAGTTTTAATTTTAAATGCGCTGGTTGGCAATCAGGGAGAGGCTCTAATTCTACTGTTAGGCGGAATTGTCGCTCTTTACTGGTTATGGTGTCCCGTATACCAAGCAAGCCTACGCAATTCTGCCAGTCGTCGTTTTAAGTATTCTGGCTTTTGGCGTGGCAAAGTTTTAGATGTCTATCTAACAGAAGAATTGATTGGCGAGGAAGAAACGGTTAATCAACGGGGGGAATTAGTAATTGTCGAGAATCGCGAACGCTGGATCAACTTGGCATTAGGGGATGAAACAGGTTTTGAGGTTGAGGTTCAAGCTCCCCTACAGCGTATTCATAAAGGAATAAAACCAGGACAGACGGCTGAATTACTGGTGTTGTCAAACAAACTAGATCTCAGTCAAATTAACAAAATTTCCGATGCCTATCTTCCACAAAAAGATCTTTGGATTGGACAGTATCCTTATATCCAACGAGATGTGTTTCTCGAAGTTAGCCGTCAATTAGGCGGAAAAACTCCCCCCAGAGTACGTCGCCAAACTAATCCGAGAATTAAAAGACGCGATCGCTAA
- a CDS encoding precorrin-8X methylmutase, protein MDLDFTDASSLAIIDRQIGEIGENITPAQYEIIRQVVYCTADLEYQSLLKFSPGALAKGAAALTAVTPIIVDVPEIQVSIVPKLQKTFINPVYCCATTSSHVAKDGSKASKGLEILATKYPQAIFIIGQDQAALLTMIDLLKNKVIEPSLAIATPPMFIKLETKQKLKNFDFPYIYINDQKGGANIAATIFNSLIRLAWQAERRNY, encoded by the coding sequence ATGGATTTAGATTTTACTGACGCTTCTTCTTTAGCTATAATTGACCGCCAAATCGGCGAAATTGGAGAAAATATTACTCCTGCTCAATACGAAATAATACGTCAGGTTGTCTATTGCACTGCCGATCTGGAATATCAGTCTCTACTGAAATTTTCTCCTGGTGCGTTGGCTAAGGGTGCAGCAGCACTGACGGCAGTTACGCCAATTATTGTGGATGTACCAGAGATTCAGGTAAGTATTGTTCCCAAGCTGCAAAAGACTTTTATTAATCCCGTATACTGCTGTGCCACCACTAGTAGTCATGTGGCAAAAGATGGGAGTAAGGCTTCTAAGGGACTAGAGATTTTGGCTACAAAGTATCCCCAAGCTATCTTTATTATTGGTCAAGATCAAGCTGCCTTGTTGACCATGATAGATCTGCTCAAAAATAAAGTTATTGAGCCTAGTTTAGCGATCGCAACTCCACCTATGTTTATCAAGTTGGAAACTAAGCAAAAACTCAAAAACTTTGATTTTCCCTACATATATATTAATGACCAAAAAGGTGGTGCTAACATCGCTGCGACAATTTTTAACAGCTTGATTAGATTGGCATGGCAAGCAGAGAGAAGGAATTACTGA
- a CDS encoding phasin family protein — MDNNDWLRQLMMLGVGTTSMVAEKIKQVSEEWVKDGKINPEQAKSFVDDLMSQLNTGSDSVQKQAERQMKNMLQDLGVPRQAEMDELRGRIDRLERQIRDLENKNWR, encoded by the coding sequence ATGGATAATAACGACTGGCTTAGACAGTTAATGATGTTGGGAGTAGGTACGACTTCGATGGTGGCCGAGAAAATTAAGCAAGTTAGCGAAGAGTGGGTTAAAGACGGCAAAATCAACCCAGAACAGGCAAAATCTTTCGTCGATGATCTCATGTCTCAGCTTAATACTGGTTCAGACAGTGTTCAGAAACAAGCAGAGCGACAAATGAAAAACATGCTCCAAGATTTGGGAGTTCCTCGCCAAGCAGAAATGGATGAATTGAGAGGACGGATCGATCGCCTGGAACGTCAGATTAGAGACTTGGAAAATAAGAACTGGCGTTAG
- a CDS encoding Ycf34 family protein, translating into MCICINCHYVDRCQTYNAVETQHQQPHLTENPTFEPNEPSINVNIRTVSDTIEMEWDVVGCKSFVQEAGKWSSLRPGEAVPT; encoded by the coding sequence ATGTGTATCTGTATTAACTGCCATTATGTAGATCGCTGCCAAACCTATAACGCAGTAGAAACCCAGCATCAACAACCGCACTTAACTGAAAATCCTACCTTTGAACCTAACGAACCTAGTATCAACGTCAATATTCGTACCGTAAGCGATACCATTGAAATGGAATGGGATGTAGTAGGTTGTAAAAGCTTTGTTCAAGAAGCTGGAAAATGGTCAAGTCTTCGCCCTGGTGAAGCCGTACCTACTTAA
- a CDS encoding D-alanine--D-alanine ligase — protein MVKQKVGLLFGGCSGEHEVSITSARAIASALEQGDNKSKYDVLPVYIDKMGIWQPSKLAQQVLTSGIPLLLEEDTTTDEQKEQKSSQLTTAGFSSLAPVGQSSYSEIDVWFPILHGPNGEDGTVQGLLSLMKVPFVGSGVLGSALGMDKIAMKMAFTQAGLPQVDYVAVNRSQVYSNPCVFPKLCDDIEAKLGYPCFVKPANLGSSVGIAKVRSRSELEAALDNAASYDRRIVVEAGVNAREVECAVLGNDHPQVSVVGEITFDSDFYDYETKYTEGAAQLHIPANLPDTVISQIQEMAINAFLAVDAAGLARVDFFYVEETGEVLINEINTIPGFTSTSMYPRLWGATGITFPQLVDRLIDLAMERYREGNGN, from the coding sequence ATGGTGAAGCAAAAAGTCGGTTTACTATTCGGTGGTTGTTCGGGAGAACATGAGGTTTCCATTACTTCAGCAAGAGCGATCGCCTCTGCATTAGAACAAGGGGATAATAAAAGTAAATACGATGTCTTACCCGTATATATCGATAAAATGGGCATCTGGCAACCCAGCAAACTCGCTCAGCAAGTATTAACTTCAGGAATACCTTTACTACTTGAAGAAGACACTACTACAGATGAACAAAAAGAGCAAAAAAGCAGTCAGCTAACAACGGCGGGCTTTTCTTCTCTGGCTCCTGTTGGACAAAGCAGCTATTCGGAGATTGATGTCTGGTTTCCCATCTTACATGGCCCAAATGGAGAGGATGGCACCGTGCAGGGTTTACTTAGCCTGATGAAGGTTCCTTTTGTCGGTTCAGGGGTACTAGGTTCGGCGTTGGGTATGGATAAGATTGCGATGAAAATGGCGTTTACCCAAGCAGGATTACCCCAGGTAGATTATGTCGCCGTCAATAGATCCCAAGTCTATTCTAACCCTTGTGTGTTCCCCAAACTTTGTGATGATATTGAAGCCAAATTGGGCTATCCTTGCTTTGTTAAACCCGCTAATCTGGGTTCATCCGTCGGTATTGCCAAAGTGCGATCGCGCTCAGAATTAGAAGCCGCTTTAGATAATGCTGCCAGTTACGATCGCCGTATTGTCGTTGAAGCAGGAGTCAACGCCAGAGAAGTTGAATGTGCCGTATTAGGTAACGATCATCCTCAAGTTTCAGTAGTGGGGGAAATTACCTTTGATAGCGATTTCTACGACTACGAAACTAAATATACCGAGGGTGCAGCTCAGCTACATATCCCTGCCAATCTTCCCGATACAGTTATTTCACAGATTCAAGAGATGGCAATCAACGCCTTTTTAGCCGTAGATGCAGCAGGACTTGCGAGAGTTGATTTTTTCTATGTTGAAGAGACAGGAGAAGTTTTAATTAACGAAATAAATACTATCCCAGGCTTTACTTCTACCAGTATGTATCCCCGACTTTGGGGAGCGACAGGAATTACTTTTCCTCAACTAGTCGATCGCTTGATTGATTTAGCTATGGAGCGTTATCGAGAAGGGAATGGAAATTAA
- a CDS encoding fatty acid desaturase has product MTQQLIAPKSQISAQPEEKLQLCWVNIIFFGAFHVIALSAPWFFSWSALGVAIFFHWLTGSIGICLAYHRILTHRSLEVPKWLERILVTFGALALQGGPIFWVAGHNLHHAHTEDNDKDPYSAKKGFLWSHMGWLMYKQDKYFDYDQYKKNAPRVDRDPYYRWLNSNFIPLQIALGLALYALGGWSWVIYGVFVRAVTLWHCTWCVNSATHFWGYKNFECEDGSLNLWWVGIIAYGEGWHNNHHFNPRVAKAGQRWWEIDVTWWVIRVLQVLGLAKKVVS; this is encoded by the coding sequence ATGACACAGCAATTGATTGCTCCCAAGAGCCAGATATCGGCTCAGCCAGAAGAAAAACTACAGCTATGCTGGGTAAACATTATTTTCTTTGGTGCTTTTCATGTAATTGCCTTATCCGCACCCTGGTTTTTCTCGTGGTCTGCTTTAGGAGTAGCAATTTTCTTCCACTGGCTTACTGGTAGTATCGGTATTTGCTTGGCATATCACCGTATTTTGACTCACCGCAGCTTGGAAGTTCCCAAATGGCTAGAACGAATTCTAGTTACCTTTGGCGCACTAGCATTACAGGGTGGCCCGATTTTCTGGGTAGCAGGACATAACCTACACCATGCTCATACAGAAGATAATGACAAAGATCCCTACTCAGCAAAGAAAGGTTTTTTGTGGAGTCATATGGGTTGGTTAATGTACAAGCAAGACAAGTATTTTGACTACGATCAGTATAAAAAGAATGCACCCCGTGTCGATAGAGATCCCTACTACCGTTGGTTAAACAGCAACTTTATTCCCCTACAAATTGCTTTAGGTCTTGCTCTATATGCTTTAGGTGGTTGGTCTTGGGTTATTTACGGTGTCTTTGTTAGAGCCGTAACTCTATGGCACTGTACTTGGTGTGTCAATAGCGCAACTCACTTCTGGGGTTATAAAAACTTTGAATGTGAAGATGGTTCGCTTAATCTTTGGTGGGTTGGTATTATAGCTTACGGCGAAGGCTGGCATAATAATCACCACTTCAATCCCCGCGTAGCTAAAGCTGGTCAACGCTGGTGGGAAATCGATGTGACTTGGTGGGTAATTCGAGTATTACAGGTTCTCGGGTTAGCTAAAAAAGTCGTGTCTTAA
- a CDS encoding FHA domain-containing protein, which produces MITLTLLHPLQAIAVQSWEFEDEPIIRIGRATDNEVVLYSAVVSRHHVEIRKSAIDDWEVVNVGSNGTYIDGERVEKTTALDGMIVRLAQSGPKILLKIESSSNQQQFDYVNSQERIRRQPKSAKDTLISE; this is translated from the coding sequence GTGATTACACTAACTTTATTACATCCTCTTCAAGCAATAGCGGTTCAAAGCTGGGAATTTGAAGACGAACCGATTATTAGAATTGGACGTGCCACCGATAATGAAGTAGTTCTTTATAGTGCCGTAGTATCGCGCCATCATGTTGAAATTAGAAAATCAGCAATAGACGACTGGGAAGTAGTTAATGTTGGCTCTAATGGTACTTATATTGATGGTGAGCGCGTTGAGAAGACAACTGCATTAGATGGTATGATTGTTCGCTTGGCACAGTCTGGCCCGAAAATTCTGCTTAAAATTGAGTCAAGTTCTAATCAACAACAATTTGATTATGTAAATAGTCAGGAAAGGATCAGACGGCAACCAAAAAGCGCTAAAGATACTTTAATTAGTGAATAA
- a CDS encoding zinc ribbon domain-containing protein — protein MPSCPQCHKPVDAQALSCPYCDNPLKAFGHPGMPLYQSSDGTSLCDRCTYHLDDTCNFPQRPHAKSCTLFHDASIPLVESKDIPTSQLGWRGIKNWLYRYRGLMAIALLILISVIIALSSS, from the coding sequence ATGCCTAGCTGTCCCCAGTGTCACAAGCCTGTAGATGCTCAGGCGCTTAGTTGTCCCTACTGCGATAACCCACTAAAAGCTTTTGGTCATCCTGGTATGCCTTTATACCAGTCATCAGATGGTACAAGTTTATGCGATCGCTGTACTTATCATTTAGACGATACCTGTAATTTTCCCCAGCGTCCTCACGCTAAAAGCTGCACCTTGTTTCATGATGCGTCTATTCCCTTGGTTGAATCTAAAGATATCCCAACTAGTCAACTAGGCTGGCGAGGAATTAAAAACTGGCTCTATCGCTATCGGGGATTAATGGCGATCGCTTTATTAATTTTAATTAGTGTCATTATTGCCCTAAGTTCAAGCTAA
- a CDS encoding phosphotransferase has product MVAMGVFPAIYSTLSPQALIEGVLTEYELGTINQCLFWHRGLSDIYLIETAHKSYILKISHHHWRSQSEIQFELEFLDFLNQHNLPIASPLKTKSDALCVTIHAVEGDRYAALFPYAPGEIPQGDLNLEQSIIMGETLGRLHQTSLQFRNRTSRQCLNLKYLLDDSVATINPYLRNHTQDKSYLRETIYQIKQQLTCLGKTAPLWSVCWGDPHSGNVHFTTDNQITLFDFDQCGYGWRVFDLAKFLQVSLSAGINRKVRDAFFKGYENVQPLTEAEVNSLQALTQVAHIWAWAISIKASAVHNWSRLDDFYVRRHLNQLKRLSSQDWQLF; this is encoded by the coding sequence ATGGTAGCGATGGGTGTATTTCCAGCCATCTATTCTACTCTTTCACCCCAAGCCTTAATCGAAGGTGTATTGACAGAGTATGAACTAGGAACGATTAATCAGTGTCTATTCTGGCATCGAGGTCTGAGTGACATTTATCTCATCGAAACAGCGCATAAGTCCTATATTCTCAAGATTTCTCATCACCATTGGCGTTCTCAGTCAGAGATCCAGTTTGAGCTTGAATTTCTCGACTTTCTCAATCAACATAATTTGCCCATTGCTAGTCCTTTAAAAACTAAGTCAGATGCGTTGTGTGTCACTATTCATGCAGTAGAGGGCGATCGCTATGCTGCTCTCTTTCCCTATGCTCCAGGAGAAATTCCCCAAGGCGATCTCAACCTTGAGCAGAGTATCATCATGGGTGAAACTTTGGGCAGACTTCACCAAACCTCTCTTCAGTTTAGAAACAGAACTTCGCGTCAATGTCTCAACTTGAAATATCTATTAGACGACTCTGTAGCAACGATTAATCCTTATTTACGGAATCATACTCAGGACAAGTCTTATTTGCGAGAAACCATTTACCAGATTAAACAGCAGCTAACCTGTCTGGGAAAAACTGCCCCACTATGGAGTGTTTGTTGGGGAGATCCCCATAGTGGTAATGTCCACTTCACTACAGATAATCAAATTACCTTATTTGATTTTGATCAATGTGGCTATGGGTGGCGTGTTTTCGATCTGGCAAAATTTTTACAGGTGTCTCTCAGCGCAGGAATTAATCGTAAGGTAAGAGATGCCTTTTTTAAAGGTTACGAAAATGTTCAGCCATTAACTGAGGCTGAAGTAAATTCGCTGCAAGCTTTAACTCAAGTGGCTCATATTTGGGCTTGGGCAATTAGCATTAAGGCTTCCGCAGTTCATAATTGGTCTAGGTTAGATGACTTTTATGTTAGGCGACATCTAAACCAGCTTAAGAGATTAAGTAGTCAAGACTGGCAGTTGTTTTAA
- a CDS encoding transposase, translating into MLVLEAKLRGSTKQFAVIDEMIRTAGFVRNSCIRHWMDNRGVGQYNLSALCAVLAKEYEWAKKLNSQARQASAERAWAAIKRFYDNCKNSAIKKKGYPRFKKSRSVEYKTTGYKLSEDRRSIAFTDGFKAGSFRMIGANDLNYYQPEQIKRVRVVRRADGYYAQFCVAIDRLEFVEPAEQVIALDVGLIHFYTDNQGNKVENPRHLRKSEKALKRLQKQVSRKVKGSNKRKIAINKLGRKHLKVSRQRKDFAVKLARCVVKSNDLVVFEKLMVRNMVKNRRLANSISDAAWRQFFEWLEYYGQVFGKIVIAVPPQYTSQECSSCHRIVLKSLSERTHACECGCILDRDENASRNLLAKGLEHLSRGGHSRMNAQGHLNLCSISENLLDKFGG; encoded by the coding sequence TTGTTAGTACTTGAAGCCAAGCTCAGAGGTTCGACAAAACAGTTTGCGGTCATTGACGAGATGATTCGCACGGCTGGTTTTGTCAGAAATAGTTGTATTCGGCATTGGATGGACAATCGCGGTGTCGGACAATACAATCTGTCTGCTCTCTGTGCTGTGTTGGCTAAAGAATACGAATGGGCAAAAAAGCTTAATTCTCAAGCGCGTCAAGCATCTGCCGAACGAGCGTGGGCTGCAATTAAGCGTTTCTACGACAACTGTAAAAATTCAGCTATCAAGAAAAAAGGTTATCCCAGATTCAAAAAATCGCGCTCTGTTGAATACAAAACTACTGGCTATAAACTCTCTGAGGATAGACGATCTATCGCTTTCACGGATGGTTTTAAGGCTGGTAGTTTTCGCATGATTGGGGCAAACGATCTCAACTACTATCAACCTGAACAAATTAAAAGAGTTCGAGTTGTGCGTAGAGCAGACGGGTATTACGCTCAATTTTGTGTTGCCATTGACCGACTTGAATTCGTCGAACCAGCCGAGCAAGTAATTGCTCTTGATGTTGGGTTGATACACTTCTATACCGACAATCAAGGGAACAAAGTTGAAAATCCTCGTCATCTGAGAAAATCGGAAAAAGCTCTTAAACGTCTGCAAAAACAAGTAAGTCGCAAGGTTAAAGGTTCTAACAAACGAAAGATAGCAATTAACAAACTGGGAAGAAAGCACCTTAAAGTCTCGCGCCAGCGTAAAGATTTTGCCGTGAAATTGGCAAGATGCGTGGTCAAATCTAATGATTTGGTGGTGTTCGAGAAACTGATGGTGCGTAATATGGTCAAGAATCGTCGTCTTGCCAACAGTATAAGTGACGCGGCTTGGAGACAGTTTTTTGAGTGGTTGGAATATTATGGACAAGTATTTGGCAAAATTGTCATTGCTGTTCCACCTCAGTACACCAGCCAAGAATGCAGTTCTTGCCATCGAATTGTCCTCAAGTCTTTGTCTGAAAGAACCCACGCTTGTGAGTGCGGTTGTATTCTCGACAGGGACGAAAACGCCAGTCGTAATCTTTTGGCAAAAGGATTGGAACATTTGAGTAGGGGGGGACACTCCCGAATGAACGCCCAAGGACATTTGAACCTCTGTTCGATAAGTGAAAACTTGTTGGATAAGTTTGGTGGTTGA
- a CDS encoding CCA tRNA nucleotidyltransferase has product MSVEKIKSYLAQVDFPGDLTQLPDRAYLVGGSVRDALLQRYKIPLDLDFVLPEKAIATAKRFARLYHGGFVVLDEAREIARVVFDQGTLDLANQVGTSLEKDLNRRDFTINAIAYNIKSQQLVDPLGGLADLEQGVLRMVAVKNLEDDPLRLLRAYRQAAQLNFTLEVETKKAIGDRADLLKMVAAERVQAELNYLITAPQGDRWLATAIESGLFSFWLPNSQGVDLAQLNAITRGIEFCLESGLEIPQLAILAKLSVVVANAADMAEAELTNLKYARTQIKAVTKTLKHLPGLQQMTQQMSLREQYFWFLAVKDVFSILMARAIALAIPRRIIDPLIERYLDPTDPVAHPQCLVTGNDLMRELNLKPSRAIGELLTEIQVAQIESKIATFQQAIDFANFRLQSSNCSLT; this is encoded by the coding sequence ATGAGCGTAGAAAAAATCAAATCATATTTAGCACAAGTTGATTTCCCTGGCGATTTAACTCAGTTGCCCGATCGCGCTTATTTAGTTGGAGGTTCGGTTAGAGATGCTCTGTTGCAACGTTATAAAATCCCCCTAGATTTAGATTTTGTCTTACCCGAAAAAGCGATCGCCACTGCTAAACGGTTTGCTCGTCTCTATCATGGGGGGTTTGTGGTGTTGGATGAAGCCAGAGAAATTGCCAGAGTCGTATTTGACCAAGGAACTTTAGATTTAGCCAACCAGGTAGGGACAAGTTTAGAGAAAGATTTAAACCGTAGGGATTTTACGATTAATGCGATCGCCTACAATATTAAATCGCAACAGCTTGTCGATCCTCTAGGGGGTTTAGCAGATTTAGAACAGGGTGTCTTGCGGATGGTTGCGGTTAAAAACCTGGAAGACGATCCCTTGAGGCTACTTAGAGCCTATCGTCAGGCTGCACAGCTAAATTTTACGCTAGAAGTAGAGACAAAAAAAGCAATTGGCGATCGCGCTGACTTACTTAAAATGGTTGCAGCAGAAAGAGTCCAAGCAGAATTAAATTACTTGATTACTGCACCCCAAGGAGATCGATGGTTAGCCACAGCGATAGAGTCTGGTTTGTTCAGTTTCTGGCTACCAAATAGTCAGGGAGTAGATTTGGCACAGTTAAACGCTATAACTAGAGGAATTGAATTTTGCCTTGAATCTGGTTTAGAAATACCTCAGTTAGCTATCTTAGCTAAATTATCGGTGGTAGTTGCCAACGCAGCAGACATGGCAGAAGCTGAATTAACTAATTTAAAGTATGCCCGTACTCAAATTAAAGCCGTAACCAAAACCCTCAAGCATTTGCCTGGGTTACAACAGATGACTCAGCAAATGAGCTTGAGAGAACAGTATTTTTGGTTTTTAGCAGTTAAAGATGTTTTTTCCATTTTGATGGCAAGAGCGATCGCTTTAGCAATACCCAGAAGAATCATCGATCCTTTAATTGAGCGTTATTTAGATCCGACAGATCCCGTGGCTCATCCTCAGTGTTTAGTTACAGGCAACGATCTGATGCGGGAATTAAACCTCAAACCTTCTAGGGCGATCGGCGAACTATTAACCGAAATCCAAGTAGCCCAGATCGAGTCCAAAATAGCTACTTTCCAGCAGGCGATCGACTTTGCTAATTTCAGGTTGCAATCTAGCAACTGTAGCCTTACGTAA
- a CDS encoding TetR family transcriptional regulator, giving the protein MSTPRKSTKARLIEAALDLFAERGVTETTTKAVAERAQVNEVTLFRNFGNKYRLLLAVIQDSAVFAKLVHALVEQANAEDNVADFLQEYAQESLRTLNKAPDLVRSIIGEAGNYPVENRIALGKGLSEANRYVAQYLEQAIAKENLSSDLTPEQIVNLFNFSLIGYFIVESSTEDYNYWTDHNNFLDTLVTLFLQGSFTSDTSRVTETSIVKVEPAEIADLPASLVRSLFKKAKRTGKQEYALIYVLFGSGLSLVEVLHLERSHSIVEPQQHLLQVNYGHERQVPLNQWVMGFRYGSSTINPLIQWLKSRKDEQAAIFINDVGEAMNAAELQAIWRNLTSDLLTPQGEPPGIKQARQTWCVEMLMRGIALEDLSILSGIDIEHLKQYAQRARNKAALESAARLDKKT; this is encoded by the coding sequence ATGTCTACTCCGCGAAAATCCACCAAAGCACGTCTAATTGAAGCAGCTCTAGATTTATTTGCCGAAAGAGGAGTAACGGAAACTACCACCAAAGCCGTCGCCGAACGCGCTCAGGTGAATGAGGTAACATTGTTTCGTAATTTTGGCAACAAGTACCGCTTGCTTTTAGCCGTAATTCAAGATTCAGCGGTCTTTGCTAAACTAGTTCACGCTCTTGTAGAACAGGCGAATGCTGAAGATAACGTAGCCGACTTTTTACAAGAATACGCGCAAGAAAGCTTACGAACTTTAAATAAAGCACCCGATTTAGTTCGTTCTATTATAGGAGAAGCAGGTAATTACCCTGTTGAAAATAGGATCGCGTTAGGTAAAGGCTTGAGTGAGGCAAATCGTTATGTGGCGCAGTATCTAGAACAAGCGATCGCCAAAGAAAACTTATCCAGCGATTTAACCCCAGAACAAATCGTTAATCTCTTTAATTTCTCGCTAATTGGCTATTTCATCGTCGAATCAAGTACAGAAGACTATAATTACTGGACAGATCACAACAACTTTCTCGATACTTTAGTAACTTTATTTTTACAGGGTTCTTTTACTTCAGACACCTCTAGAGTAACGGAAACTAGTATTGTCAAAGTTGAGCCAGCAGAAATCGCTGATTTACCTGCTAGTTTAGTGCGATCGCTATTTAAAAAAGCCAAGAGAACAGGCAAGCAAGAATACGCTCTGATCTATGTCCTGTTTGGCTCGGGTTTATCTTTAGTTGAAGTTTTGCATTTAGAGCGATCGCATTCTATCGTAGAACCACAGCAGCATCTTCTTCAGGTAAATTATGGCCATGAACGACAAGTTCCCCTTAATCAATGGGTTATGGGTTTTCGCTACGGCTCAAGTACTATTAATCCCTTAATTCAATGGTTAAAAAGCCGTAAGGATGAACAGGCGGCAATTTTTATCAATGATGTAGGTGAAGCTATGAATGCAGCAGAGCTACAGGCAATTTGGCGGAATCTAACTAGCGATCTGCTTACTCCTCAAGGAGAGCCTCCTGGAATAAAGCAAGCACGGCAGACTTGGTGTGTGGAGATGTTAATGCGAGGTATAGCATTAGAAGATTTAAGCATTCTCAGCGGAATAGATATTGAACACCTCAAGCAATATGCTCAAAGAGCCAGAAACAAAGCAGCACTTGAATCAGCAGCACGCTTAGATAAAAAGACCTGA
- a CDS encoding TIGR03792 family protein, translating into MVIEWLKFMVDSASREEFIQQDEKIWTASLSTYPGFLGKEVWIEPNAAGKVIFTIHWQTREQWKSIPVKDLVKIEQKFSAAMEEMKIKYKMIESKEYQIRKFPSKQ; encoded by the coding sequence ATGGTTATTGAGTGGCTCAAGTTTATGGTAGATTCAGCAAGCCGAGAAGAGTTTATTCAGCAAGACGAGAAAATTTGGACGGCTTCGTTGTCTACTTATCCTGGCTTTCTGGGTAAAGAGGTTTGGATTGAGCCTAATGCAGCAGGTAAAGTAATTTTTACAATTCATTGGCAAACTCGTGAACAGTGGAAATCAATCCCCGTCAAAGATTTAGTTAAGATTGAACAAAAGTTCTCTGCCGCTATGGAAGAAATGAAGATTAAATACAAAATGATTGAAAGTAAAGAATATCAAATCCGTAAATTCCCCTCTAAGCAATGA
- a CDS encoding DedA family protein, producing the protein MSFEFFSLDTLQELARLYGYWAVFVGIALENMGIPLPGETIVIVGGFLAGSGELNYWWVLGSAIAGAVLGDNFGYWVGRFGGWQFVLKIGRVFRIQEQQLEQVKDRYSQNAVQAVFWGRFITLLRIFAGPLAGITRMPYGQFLVCNFGGAAVWSATIVSIAFFLGKAVSLEQIVSWVAQVGIVALLLVIILLCTPIIWEYGQKKFFAKD; encoded by the coding sequence ATGTCATTTGAATTTTTCTCGTTAGACACTTTACAGGAACTGGCTCGCCTCTACGGTTACTGGGCAGTTTTTGTCGGAATTGCGCTGGAAAACATGGGAATTCCGCTTCCTGGCGAAACTATCGTCATTGTGGGCGGTTTTTTGGCTGGTAGTGGCGAATTAAACTACTGGTGGGTTTTAGGTAGTGCGATCGCTGGTGCAGTTTTAGGGGATAATTTTGGCTATTGGGTTGGTCGATTTGGTGGCTGGCAATTTGTCCTCAAAATCGGTCGCGTTTTTCGCATTCAAGAACAGCAACTAGAGCAAGTAAAAGACCGCTACAGCCAAAATGCAGTGCAGGCGGTTTTCTGGGGTAGATTTATCACCTTGTTGAGAATATTCGCTGGCCCCTTAGCGGGAATTACTCGAATGCCTTACGGACAGTTTTTAGTCTGTAATTTTGGTGGTGCTGCGGTGTGGTCAGCTACCATTGTCAGCATTGCTTTCTTTTTGGGTAAGGCAGTTTCTTTAGAACAAATTGTCAGTTGGGTGGCCCAAGTCGGGATCGTGGCATTGTTGCTCGTAATTATCTTACTGTGTACGCCCATCATTTGGGAATATGGGCAGAAAAAGTTTTTTGCCAAAGATTAA